From the Maioricimonas rarisocia genome, one window contains:
- a CDS encoding DUF3179 domain-containing protein — MNALLNESAPNVLTAARGRLFAGTGVLAVLAGILHWTWMATDTAGDSIAAAAQRQRPSPEHQFEMQPLAIPRDQILSGGPGKDGIPALTDPKFVAPSAATYLKPDDRVIGVARKGDVRCYPLKVLNWHECVNDVIGETPLAITYCPLCDSALVFDRRVGEKELEFGISGLLYNSNVLLYSRNADGPDTLWSQMKAEGVSGDAAGTPLKTVPFEVTTWSDWKARYPDTKVLSAETGHRRNYTRNPYSRYFSIQTLMFPVRPLPQEGMPYKEPILGVWTDGAARAYPLKSLSEADTPVELKQTLDGESFTLQFDPETTTARITEASEGVNHAYTFWFAWYAFHPETEVYDAERGSDR; from the coding sequence ATGAACGCTCTGCTGAACGAGAGTGCGCCCAACGTACTGACTGCAGCCCGTGGACGGCTGTTCGCCGGGACTGGAGTCCTGGCTGTGCTCGCCGGAATTCTCCACTGGACGTGGATGGCGACGGACACCGCCGGCGATTCCATCGCCGCCGCAGCCCAGCGGCAACGCCCCTCGCCGGAGCATCAGTTCGAGATGCAGCCACTGGCAATTCCGCGGGACCAGATCCTCAGTGGCGGCCCGGGCAAAGACGGTATCCCCGCGCTTACCGACCCGAAGTTCGTTGCTCCCTCCGCTGCAACCTACCTGAAACCTGACGACCGAGTCATTGGCGTCGCGCGGAAAGGCGATGTCCGCTGCTATCCGCTCAAGGTGCTGAACTGGCACGAATGCGTCAACGACGTGATCGGCGAGACCCCGCTGGCCATCACCTACTGTCCCCTGTGTGATTCGGCTCTCGTGTTCGATCGCCGTGTCGGGGAGAAGGAACTGGAGTTCGGCATCTCGGGTCTGCTGTACAACAGCAACGTGCTCCTCTACTCCCGCAATGCGGACGGTCCGGACACGCTCTGGTCGCAGATGAAAGCGGAGGGAGTCTCTGGCGATGCGGCCGGCACGCCGCTGAAGACGGTCCCCTTCGAAGTGACCACATGGAGCGACTGGAAGGCCCGCTATCCCGATACGAAGGTGCTGTCGGCCGAGACCGGCCACCGGCGGAACTACACCCGCAATCCGTACTCGCGGTACTTCTCGATCCAGACGCTGATGTTCCCTGTCCGACCACTGCCGCAGGAAGGAATGCCCTACAAGGAGCCGATCCTCGGTGTCTGGACAGACGGTGCCGCCCGGGCATACCCGCTGAAGAGTCTCAGCGAAGCCGACACTCCCGTGGAGTTGAAGCAGACTCTCGACGGAGAGTCGTTCACGCTCCAGTTCGATCCGGAGACGACCACGGCACGCATCACGGAGGCCTCCGAAGGCGTGAACCACGCGTATACATTCTGGTTCGCGTGGTACGCGTTTCATCCGGAGACCGAGGTGTACGACGCCGAGCGTGGGAGTGATCGCTGA